GTCGTTGACAACTCGTCCCACGACGGAACGGCGTCGATCGCCGCTGCCGCCGGTGCGCGCGTCGTCCGCGAAACGCGACTCGGCAAGGGCCACGCGCTTATTCGCGGATTCAACGAGGCTAGAGCTGCTGACAGCGTGGTCATGGTGGATGGCGACGGTACCTACAGCGCACGGCATGTGGGGGCCATGCTCCAGGCCAGAGCCGACGGTGCCGACATGGTGATCGGAACGCGCTTGGAGGAGTCTGAGAATGGAGCGTTCCCGCGTGCGCACGGCTTCGGCAATCGATTGTTTATCGCGATCGTACGTCTGTTGTTCGGCCTGCGTACGAACGATCTGTTTTCTGGCTATCGAGTGCTATCGAGGCAACTGCTGGACGCGCTGCCGCTGATCGCGCACGGCTTCGAGATCGAGTCGGAGCTCTCACTCCAGTCGCTCGTGAACGGCTTTCGGATTGTCGAGATCCCGACTCCGTATGGAGCGCGGCAGGCAGGTACCGTCAGCAAGCTGCGAACGTTTCATGACGGCTATCGAATCCTGCTGACGTTGCTGGCATTCTTCCGAGACTATCGACCGCTGACGTTCTTCGGGATCGTGAGTCTCTCATTCTTAGCGCTTGGGCTTGTGGCCGGTTCCTTTCCGGTCATCGAATATTTTGAGACAGGCCTTGTTCAGCGACTGCCACTTGCGGTTCTCGCCGTAGGTCTCGTGTTGCTGTCGGCCGTCAGCGCTATCGGTGGGCTGGTACTATCATCGGTTCGCCGCCGGTCCGACGAATTAGCAGTGATCGTGTCTCGCATGAAGTACTTACAGCGAGAGTCTTGATCGTAACTCATGGCTGTGTGACGCCCACTCGTGTCGGGACCGCGCGTAGCCCTGACGCGCCGGCGTTGCTCCCCACTTCCTCGTGGTACTCGGCGTCTTCGTTCACGCGCCACGGATCGTGCAGCGCCTGTCCGGCTACGATGTTCTCGGCCGTGAGCAACGCGGTCATCATCGCGTGGTCCTGATTGTTGTACTTGTGCATGCCGTTTCGACCCACGAGATGCAAGTTGGGATATCGCTCGGCAAGTTCGTCGCGAATCGTCTGCACATGCGTGGCATAGGCGTCGTCGTACACGGGATAGGCTTTGCGCTGACGTACCACGCATCCCTCCAGTACGTCGTCGCGATCAGCGAGTCCAAGCTTTACGAGCTCGTCCGATGCCCGCGCGATCAGTGCCGTGTCGGTCGACGTCCAGAGCCCGTCGCCCTCGAAGCAGAAGTACTCGAGCCCGTAGCAGGTCAGCGAAGGATCAGGCACCATCTCCGGCGACCACGACTTGAAGTTCTGGATGCGTCCCACCTTCACGCTGGAGTCGTGCACGTAAATCCAGTTGTCAGCGAAGCGTTCACGCTCCTTCAGGACCAGCGCGACCGTGAGGAAATCGCGATAGCCCAACTGCTTCGCCGCCGCGGTCAGCGTCGCCGACGGCGCCGGTGACAGCGACTGGGCGATTTCACGTAGCGGCGCCGACGAAATGACGTGATCGGCCGACAGCTCCTGTCGATCGCCGCTGGGGGCGGTGTGGCCCACAGTCCACTTTCGAGTGGCCTCGTCGTAGCGCAGGTCTACGACGGTACGACCCAGCGTGACCGTGCCGCCCTGCTCGCGCACGGCGTTAGCGCACGCATCCCAGAGCATGCCGGGGCCCAGTCGCGGATACCGGAAGGTGCTGATCAGGCTTTTGATCGTGCCGCCTTTGAGCGCGGCCGGAGTCAGCGCCGACATTACGGCCGAGAAGAGCGATACGCCCTTGATGCGCTGTGCCGCCCAGTCGGCTGAGATGTCGGTGCAGCTCATCCCCCAGACCTTTTCGGTGTAGGTCTTGAAGAAGATCTGGTACAGTCGCGACCCGAACTCGTTGGTCACCCACTCTTCGAAGCTGCGCGGATTCCGGATCGGCCGCAGGCGCGCGTAGGCGTACGACAGCACGCAGCGAACTGACTCGAATACGCCCAAGTCGAACAGCGCCTGCATCGGCTTCAGCGGATAGGCGAAGAAATGCCCGTTGTAGAGAATCCGGCTGGAGCGGGGCCGCTCGAGGAAGTCATTCGGGAGGATCTCCCGCCACAGGGCCTCGATGCGTTCCGACTTCGAGAAGAAGCGGTGTCCGCCAATGTCGAAGTGGAAGCCCTTGAACTGCACCGTACGCGAAATGCCGCCCACGTACTGCGGGTCACTTTCCAGCACCGTGACCGGAAATCCGAGCTTGCTGAGGTGATAGGCCGCAGACAGTCCGGCAGGACCGGCACCAATAACAATCGTGGAGGGGGGCATAGGGCGGGGCGGGGCATGGTACTCCGTGCTTCCGAGCAGATCTTACGTTAATCTAACGCCTCAGTATGAAGACACCTCCACCTCCCACAGACGGCCGCCGCTTATTCGGCTACGAGCCAAGCAGCCTGGCGCTGCTAGTAGCGTCGTTCGCGGTGTTTCTGCTCTTCAGGCCGTACCAAGGCATTATCCACGATGCCCGGCTCTACGTGGGCTACGCGATGGCCGCGCTTGACCCGAGCGGTATCGGGCGCGATATCGTCTTCCTCAATGACGGGCAATCGAAGTTTTCGGTGTACCCGGTATTGATGCGGGAGCTCGCGGCGTGGATAGGACCGTCGCACGCCGCAATCGTCCTCACCTACTCGGGGTTGCTGCTCTGGTTCGCAGCGTTCGCGCTACTCGTACGACGCCTGTTGGTAGATCGAGTCAGCGATCTGAAGGTCATCGCGGTAATAACACTGGCCGTATCTCTCCCGGCGTTTTACGGGGGGCAGGGGGTGTTTCGGTTCGCGGAGTTCTATGCGACACCGCGGGTGTTCGCAGAGGCGTGCGTGATGCTAGCGCTTGCCGCCTTGCTCACGGGACGCATCTGGTGGGCGATGCTGGTATTCGGTGTCGGGCTCTCATGCCATCCAATAATGGCCGCACCGGGAATTGGTGTAGCGCTTTGGTTGATGGCTGATGCTCCGAAGACGAGGAAGGTCCTGGTAGGGGTAGCAATCTGTAGCGCCGTGCTGTTGATCTCCGCGACGATGCTACTACGCGCCAGCGAGAAGCCATTCGCACAGTTCGACGAAGAGTGGATGATTTCACTGAACACGAAGCACGCTCTGGTATTTCTACGGACCTGGCGATTCGGCGACGTTTCGCGAATTCTACTACATGTTGTGACAGTGCTCTTGACGTTGCCGCAGCTCTGCTACCGCTCCCAGCAGCTGGTGCGAGGTGTGCTGCTGGTTGTGCTCGCTGGCATACTTCTGTCGTTTCTTGGCGCCGACGTTGCTTCGAACGTACTGGTGACGCAGATCCAGGCGTGGCGAGCACTTTGGCTGCTTTCGCTGGTCGCTACGATTCTCCTCGGGGTGTTGCTACTCTCTGTATGGGGAACCGATGGCAAGGACGTTGCTGCAGCATCGGTACATGAATTTCGTAAGGCGGCTTCGCTGTTGCTCTTGGTTGGCTGGCAAATGGTAGATCTCAATTCAACGGCGCCAATATTCACGCTGCTCGCTTCGCTGCTTTGGTTCGTGTCTTCTCGCTGGCCTGCCCTCGCTTTCCCGCGGCGCGGTCTGAAGCTTGTCGTCGGCACGGTATGTGTTCTGATCAGCTCCACGGTGGTATTGGAGACTTGGGTGACGGTCACGACTGCCTGGTCATCGCCAGACCAGTCTATGCGCTGGGCTTGGGCGAATGCCGTCGCTACCGGAATTCCCGGCTTGTTTGCCATCTTCGGTGCCGCGCTGCTAGCGAAGTTGGATGGGGTGCGGCCGGAGCGGGTCGAAAGTCTATCAAAGTATCGAATCGCTTTCGTCCTGCTGGCATTCGCCGTGTTCTGCACTGATTCGCGATCGAGATATCAGAAGTTCATTGAGAAATCCCTCGACGCGCGACTTGGTCCGTCCGTTTCCGATCCGCCCATGTCGGTAAAAGGATCGGTGCTGTGGCCGTACGCGGATCTGGAGCCCTGGGCACTTGCCGGCAGTTCTGGGTGGGGCACCATCGTACAGGGAATGCCGAGTGTCTTCGATAGGCAGCTCGCGATAGTGTGGGCGGCGCGAGAACGCACTCTCGCAGCTGCGGGATTACTCGCTACGGCCCAAACAGGAGCTGAAACAATCGGAGATGTTAAGCGCTCGCTGGATTCGACAGCAGTAGGTCGCTTGTGTGAGGGAGCGGATGCACCGAGCCTTGTAGTGCTTCCCGCCGAGATGCTTAGAGGTGTTGGCGCCGCCGAAATAGTCGAGCTGAGCGTTCCTAAGCTGCTGTATCCCTCGATTTTCGGGGCTCCATGGGGCCGTGTCGAGCGCTACGCTCTGGTTCGATGCCGAGCGATGCGGCCGACCGCTCGCTCAAGTATAGAACGGATTTCTGCTCACGATGTTCAGCGCATCGTGACGTCTGGCCAGCACAGCCCAATTGTCCCGCCATCCGAGTCTTGACCACATGTCGAAAGAGTCCGCTTTCGAGGCGCGAGCAGCGCGATACGCCACGATCGCAATCCTTACTGTGTGTGCGGCAGCGGGCGCTGTGCTTGGTCTTCTCCGCGCGAATGGATTTGGGGGTCCTGTCGCCCGCGGAATATTCTACAGGCTCTTCGTACAGTACGAAGCTCCCTGCATCGCGATCACTGCGCTATTTACCCTTGTCTTCTTCGAGTTCTCAACGCGCCCGACTTCGCCATTGAGGGCCGACCGACGTTCGTCAGACGCTGCGCCGCTCTGGTGGGGGATGCTGGCAGCAGCGTGTGTAACACTCCTAACGATGATTGGCGCACGGGCGTTAAATCTCTCCTTCGGGTTATCGATGGACGAGTTCAATGCAGATTTTCAGGCGCTGATCTTTCGAAAGGGGAGATTGGATGCAGTGTTGCCGTCGCAATGGCAACCAGTTGTGCCCGCGATCAAGCCAATGTTCGTCAGTTGGCTGCCAGGGAAAAAGGCCTGGGTCTCGTCGTATCTGCCGGTATACGCTGGGATCCGCGCGGTTTTCGGTGGACTCACTGGCCTCGCTTGGATAACAAATCCCATTCTTGCCGGGGTATCCGTGCTCTTGCTGGCCGTGCTTTCACGCCGGCTCGGGCATGGTCGAGACAGCACCGCCTTCGTCGTTGTTGCCACCTCGCTGTCTTCACAGTTCCTTCTGACCTCGATGACGGGATACGCGATGCCCGCGCATCTGTTGGCGAGTGTGATGTGGATGATTTTCTATGTTCGCAGGGATATGCGCGGCGGCCTTGGATGTGCGCTAGTCGGAGTCTTGGCGCTCGGTTTGCACAATCCTTTCCCTCACGCACTCTTCGTCACACCATTCCTCATTCGAATGTGTGTGGATCGACGTTACCGCGAGCTTGCTGTGTTGCTGCCTTCGT
This region of Gemmatimonas groenlandica genomic DNA includes:
- a CDS encoding glycosyltransferase; its protein translation is MAASDRHSTSERGQMVSSPVARSSAPLVAVVIPCHNEAKSIGTVVADFRRELPDALIVVVDNSSHDGTASIAAAAGARVVRETRLGKGHALIRGFNEARAADSVVMVDGDGTYSARHVGAMLQARADGADMVIGTRLEESENGAFPRAHGFGNRLFIAIVRLLFGLRTNDLFSGYRVLSRQLLDALPLIAHGFEIESELSLQSLVNGFRIVEIPTPYGARQAGTVSKLRTFHDGYRILLTLLAFFRDYRPLTFFGIVSLSFLALGLVAGSFPVIEYFETGLVQRLPLAVLAVGLVLLSAVSAIGGLVLSSVRRRSDELAVIVSRMKYLQRES
- a CDS encoding NAD(P)/FAD-dependent oxidoreductase — translated: MPPSTIVIGAGPAGLSAAYHLSKLGFPVTVLESDPQYVGGISRTVQFKGFHFDIGGHRFFSKSERIEALWREILPNDFLERPRSSRILYNGHFFAYPLKPMQALFDLGVFESVRCVLSYAYARLRPIRNPRSFEEWVTNEFGSRLYQIFFKTYTEKVWGMSCTDISADWAAQRIKGVSLFSAVMSALTPAALKGGTIKSLISTFRYPRLGPGMLWDACANAVREQGGTVTLGRTVVDLRYDEATRKWTVGHTAPSGDRQELSADHVISSAPLREIAQSLSPAPSATLTAAAKQLGYRDFLTVALVLKERERFADNWIYVHDSSVKVGRIQNFKSWSPEMVPDPSLTCYGLEYFCFEGDGLWTSTDTALIARASDELVKLGLADRDDVLEGCVVRQRKAYPVYDDAYATHVQTIRDELAERYPNLHLVGRNGMHKYNNQDHAMMTALLTAENIVAGQALHDPWRVNEDAEYHEEVGSNAGASGLRAVPTRVGVTQP